A genomic segment from Oncorhynchus masou masou isolate Uvic2021 unplaced genomic scaffold, UVic_Omas_1.1 unplaced_scaffold_1701, whole genome shotgun sequence encodes:
- the LOC135532000 gene encoding pepsin A-like has product MKWAIVLCAVVALSECIIQVPLIKGKSARESLEEQGLWNEYRGKFPFNPTRFDDQSLYVSSEQMTNDADLAYFGVISIGTPPQSFTVIFDTGSSNLWIPSVYCSSAACANHNRFNPGLSSTFKNAGKSLSIQYGTGSMTGFEGFDTVVVGGIPVKNQIFGLSQSEAPFMAHMKADGILGLAYPRLAASQATPVFDNMMTQHLVNQDMFSVYLTRNSAVGSMVTFGGVDTNHYSGQIAWIPLSSQMYWQITVDSVTVNGQIVACNGGCQAIVDTGTSNIVGPQADISSMARAVGAHSANGDNVVNCNNINNMPSMVFHIHGQAFTLPASTYVRQSTYYGCRTGLSSSSSDLWILGDIFIRQYYSIFSRAQNMVGLALAR; this is encoded by the exons ATGAAGTGGGCTATCGTTCTGTGTGCCGTGGTGGCACTCTCCGAATGCATCATCCA GGTGCCGCTGATCAAGGGGAAGAGTGCCAGGGAGAGCCTGGAGGAGCAGGGTCTGTGGAATGAGTACAGAGGGAAGTTCCCTTTCAACCCCACCAGGTTTGACGACCAGAGCCTATATGTCTCCAGCGAGCAGATGACCAACGACGCTGAT TTGGCTTACTTTGGAGTGATCTCCATTGGAACTCCACCTCAGTCCTTCACTGTCATCTTTGACACTGGCTCATCCAACCTGTGGATTCCCTCCGTCTACTGCAGCAGTGCAGCTTGCG CCAACCACAACAGGTTCAACCCTGGTTTGTCCTCTACCTTCAAGAATGCTGGGAAGAGCCTGTCCATCCAATACGGTACTGGCAGTATGACTGGCTTCGAGGGCTTCGACACCGTTGTG GTGGGTGGGATCCCTGTGAAGAACCAGATCTTTGGGCTGAGTCAATCGGAGGCTCCCTTCATGGCTCATATGAAGGCTGATGGTATCCTGGGTCTGGCTTACCCCCGCCTGGCTGCCTCTCAGGCCACACCAGTCTTTGACAACATGATGACCCAGCATCTCGTCAACCAGGACATGTTCTCTGTCTACCTGACTCG TAACTCTGCGGTAGGTAGCATGGTGACCTTCGGAGGCGTTGACACCAACCACTACTCCGGCCAGATCGCATGGATCCCCCTGTCCTCTCAGATGTACTGGCAGATCACCGTCGACAG TGTGACTGTGAACGGCCAGATTGTGGCCTGTAACGGCGGCTGCCAGGCCATCGTGGACACCGGCACCTCTAATATTGTGGGACCTCAGGCCGACATCTCCAGCATGGCCCGTGCTGTGGGAGCCCACTCCGCCAACGGAGAC aaTGTGGTGAACtgtaacaacatcaacaacatgccaTCGATGGTCTTCCACATCCACGGACAGGCCTTCACTCTCCCAGCCTCCACCTATGTccgccag TCCACCTACTATGGCTGCCGTACCGGTCTCTCGTCTAGTAGCTCCGACCTGTGGATTCTGGGTGACATCTTCATCCGACAGTACTATTCCATCTTCAGCAGAGCCCAGAACATGGTGGGTCTGGCCCTGGCTAGATAA